The sequence below is a genomic window from Micromonospora aurantiaca ATCC 27029.
CAGCTGCCGGCTCGCCCGCGATCACGGCCAGGAGCTGCCGGGCGGCGTGCGCGCCGTACGCCGGGATGTCCCGGCCCAGCGCGGTGAGCGGCGGGTGCACCAGCCGGCAGAGCGGCGAGTCGTCCCAGGCCACGATGGACAGGTCGCCGGGCACGGTGAGGCCCATCTCCTGGGCCACCGAGAGCCCGGCGATCGCCATCACGTCGTTGTCGTAGATCACCGCGGTGGGGCGGCCGGCGGAGCTGAGCAGCCGGCGGGTGGCGCGCGCGCCCTCCTCACCGGTGTAGTCGGACCAGACGGTGGTCGCCTCGTCCAGCCCGAGCCGCCGGCACACGCCGGTGAACGCCTCGGTGCGGATCTCGGTGTGCAGCAGCGTGGGCAGCCCGCCGACCCGGGCGATGCGCCGGTGGCCGAGCGCGACCAGGTACTCCACCGTCTCGACGAGGGCCGCCGCGTCGTCGGCCCAGACGCTCGCCAGGCCGCCGGTGTGCCCGGGTCCGCCGATCACCACCGCCGGCAGTTGCAGTTCCTCCAGTGCCGGCACCCGCCGGTCGTCGGTGCGCAGGTCGCAGACGAGCACACCGTCCACCCGGCGTTCGGCCCACCACCGCCGGTAGACGGCGATCTCGGCCTCCTGGTCGCTGACCACCTGGAGCGTGAGCGCGTACGAGCGGGCCGACAGTTCGGCCTCGACGCCGCTGATCAGCTCCATGAAGAACGGCTCGATGCCGAGTATCCGGGCGGGGCGGCACAGCGCCAGCCCGACCGCCTTGGCGGTGGCGCCGGACAGTGCGCGGGCGGCGCTGCTCGGACGGAACCCGATCTCGGCGGCGATGGCGAGGATCCGCTGCCGGGTCGCCTCGGAGACACCGGGCTGGCCGTTGAGCGCGTACGACACCGCGCCCTTGGAGACCCCGGCGCGCCGGGCGACGTCGGCGATGGTCGGCCGCTTCACCGAAGCGTTCCTCCACTGTGTCCGGCCCTCGCGGGCGTTCTCGGTCGCCGGGTCGCCGGCGTCTGGTGACGCTACTGCACGCCGCGCCGGTCCCGGGTGCCACCGGCGGGTGGCGGTGGACGGGTTCCGGCGGCCGTCGCTTGTGCGGTTCAGCTTAGAGCGCCGATCGCCCGGCACCTGCCCTGGACGGCCGTGAACGGCAGTCGTGAGCGGCGGCGAGGTTACCGGACGGGCACATCGGTAACCGCCCGTTGACAGCCCTGAAGGTGAACCGTACGGTGGCCTCACTTATCCGGTTCAGTCAACGTTCCTCGATATCGGGAGCGTTCCCATTCGGCGCGGAGGATGACATGAAACGGTCCTGGACGCACCTGGCGCGCGTGGCCGCCGTCGGTGCCGTCAGCCTGGTCATGATCGCCGCCTGTAGCGGCAGGAGCACCACCGGCGGCTCGGACTCGGCCGGTGGTCAGGTCACGCTGAAAATCAACTTCTGGGGCGACTTCGGGCTCCAGGATCTGAAGGCCAAGTACGAGGCCGAACACCCGAACGTCAAGATCCAGCTCAACTCGGGCGAGTACAACGCCCAGCACGAGGACCTGCAGAAGAAGCTCGTCGCCGGCAACGGGGCGCCGGACATCGCGGCGATCGACGAGGGCTTCATGGTCCAGTTCCGCAGCCAGTCCGACAAGTTCGTCAACCTGCTCGACAAGGGCGCCGGCTCGTACGAGAGCAAGTACCTGCCCTGGAAGTGGAAGCAGTCGCTGTCGGCCGACGGCAAGACGCAGATCGGCCTCGGCACCGACGTCGGCGGACTGGCCATGTGCTACCGCACCGACCTGTTCAAGGCCGCCGGCCTGCCCACCGAACGCGACCAGGTGTCAGCGCTCTGGCCCACGTGGGACAAGTTCATCGAGGTCGGCCAGCAGTACACCGCCACGACGAAGAAGAAGTTCATCGACGCCGGCACCAACCTCTTCAACCCGATCCTCGGCCAGCAGCCGGTCGGCTTCTACGACGAGCAGGACCAGCTCCGGATGGAGCAGGGCCCGAAGGTGGCGTTCGACTACACGGTCAAGGCCGTGGGCGCCGGGCTGTCGGCCAACCTGGTCAGCTTCCAGGCCGACTGGGACAAGGGCTTCACCAGCGGCGCGTTCGCGGTGCTCGCCTGCCCGGCCTGGATGCTCGGCCACATCAAGGACACCGCGCCGGGCACCGAGGGCAAGTGGGACATCGCCGCGGTACCGGGTGGCGGCGGCAACTGGGGTGGCTCCTTCCTGACGCTGCCGAAGCAGGGCAAGAACGTCGACGAGGCGTACAAGCTGCTGACCTGGCTGGTCGCGCCGGAGCAGCAGATCGAGATCTTCAAGAAGGTCGGCAACCTGCCGTCGCAGCCGGCGCTCTACACCGACCCGGCGATCGCCGACTTCAAGAACCCGTTCTTCAACGACGCCCCGGTCGGCCAGATCTTCCCGAAGATGGCGCAGGGCCTCACCCCGCAGTACCTGGGCCGGAAGAACGGCCCGACCCGGGTGGCGGTGGAGAACGTGATCCGGCGGGTGGAGAACAAGTCGCTCAAGTCCGACGCCGCCTGGTCCGAGGCGGTCAAGGAGGCCGAGAAGGCCGCCAAGTCCTGACGTGTCAGCGGTGACGGGGCGGCCCGGTCCGCCCCGTCACCGTCCGATCTCCCGGCCCTGGAGTGAACCGATGTCCAGCACCCGTGCCGCGCCCGCGCCGCCTGGCCGCCCACCCGCGCGCAAGCGCGGCCGTACCGGCGCCGGCGACCGGCGGATGACCTGGCGCGACCGGCTGTACCGCTTCGACATGCGGTACATGCCGTACCTGATGATCGCGCCGTTCTTCCTGCTCTTCCTCGTGTTCGGGCTGTTCCCGCTGCTGTTCAACGCGGTCGTGTCGCTGCGCAACTACCGGCTGGACGACCCGACGCTGCCGTACTGGGCCGGCGCCGAGAACTTCAGCCGCCTGTTCGCCGACGAGGACTTCTGGAACGCCCTCTACAACACGTTCGGCATCTTCCTGCTCTCCACCGTGCCGCAACTGCTGCTCGCGCTGCTCGTCGCGTCACTGCTCAACCGCAAGCTGCGGGCGCAGACGTGGTGGCGGGTGGGCGTGCTGCTGCCGTACGTGACACCGATCGTGGCCTCGACGATGGTGTTCAGCGTCTTCTTCTCCCGCGACTTCGGCATGGCGAACTGGGCGCTCGGCCTGCTCGGCATCGGCGGCCCGGACGACCCGATCGACTGGCGGGCGGACAAGCTGCACGCCTGGATCGCCATCGCCACCATGGTCAACTGGAAGTGGATCGGCTACAACGCGCTGCTCTACCTGGCCGCCATGCAGTCCATCCCGCGCGACGTCTACGAGGCCGCGGCGATCGACGGCGCCGGGCCGTGGAAGCAGCTCTGGCGGATCACCGTCCCGATGATCCAGCCGGTGGTCCTGTTCACGGTCATCCTGTCCACCATCGGCGGGTTGCAGCTGTTCACCGAGCCGATGCTGTTCGACCCGAACGCCCAGGCCGCGACCGGCGGGCCGGACGGCGAGTGGCAGACCATCGCCCAGCTCATCTACAAGGTCGGCTGGAAGGACCTCAACCTCGGGTACGCCGCCGCGATGTCCTGGGCGCTGTTCCTGATCATCCTGGTGGTCGCAGGCGTCA
It includes:
- a CDS encoding LacI family DNA-binding transcriptional regulator, which gives rise to MKRPTIADVARRAGVSKGAVSYALNGQPGVSEATRQRILAIAAEIGFRPSSAARALSGATAKAVGLALCRPARILGIEPFFMELISGVEAELSARSYALTLQVVSDQEAEIAVYRRWWAERRVDGVLVCDLRTDDRRVPALEELQLPAVVIGGPGHTGGLASVWADDAAALVETVEYLVALGHRRIARVGGLPTLLHTEIRTEAFTGVCRRLGLDEATTVWSDYTGEEGARATRRLLSSAGRPTAVIYDNDVMAIAGLSVAQEMGLTVPGDLSIVAWDDSPLCRLVHPPLTALGRDIPAYGAHAARQLLAVIAGEPAAVVQDETAHLTPRGSTAPPRTTTR
- a CDS encoding ABC transporter substrate-binding protein, whose translation is MKRSWTHLARVAAVGAVSLVMIAACSGRSTTGGSDSAGGQVTLKINFWGDFGLQDLKAKYEAEHPNVKIQLNSGEYNAQHEDLQKKLVAGNGAPDIAAIDEGFMVQFRSQSDKFVNLLDKGAGSYESKYLPWKWKQSLSADGKTQIGLGTDVGGLAMCYRTDLFKAAGLPTERDQVSALWPTWDKFIEVGQQYTATTKKKFIDAGTNLFNPILGQQPVGFYDEQDQLRMEQGPKVAFDYTVKAVGAGLSANLVSFQADWDKGFTSGAFAVLACPAWMLGHIKDTAPGTEGKWDIAAVPGGGGNWGGSFLTLPKQGKNVDEAYKLLTWLVAPEQQIEIFKKVGNLPSQPALYTDPAIADFKNPFFNDAPVGQIFPKMAQGLTPQYLGRKNGPTRVAVENVIRRVENKSLKSDAAWSEAVKEAEKAAKS
- a CDS encoding carbohydrate ABC transporter permease → MSSTRAAPAPPGRPPARKRGRTGAGDRRMTWRDRLYRFDMRYMPYLMIAPFFLLFLVFGLFPLLFNAVVSLRNYRLDDPTLPYWAGAENFSRLFADEDFWNALYNTFGIFLLSTVPQLLLALLVASLLNRKLRAQTWWRVGVLLPYVTPIVASTMVFSVFFSRDFGMANWALGLLGIGGPDDPIDWRADKLHAWIAIATMVNWKWIGYNALLYLAAMQSIPRDVYEAAAIDGAGPWKQLWRITVPMIQPVVLFTVILSTIGGLQLFTEPMLFDPNAQAATGGPDGEWQTIAQLIYKVGWKDLNLGYAAAMSWALFLIILVVAGVNYLLTNRLSGGRR